In the genome of Nitratireductor sp. GISD-1A_MAKvit, the window CCGTGCTAGTGCTTCGAGGGCCAGCTTGACGGCCGTATCGTCATCGGGTGCCTGCAGCATGATATGGACGCCTTCGCTCGGGTCTCCCTTTTCCCTCCAGACGCGTCCGGTGATGATGGTAACTGGACGTTGTTCAATCTCGCTCATGGTGATTCCTGATTCTTGCATTTGCGCTTTTCGGTCTTATATGGACACTGCTTCTTGCATGCGGGTGAGGGGAATGACAGTCATCTCACCGAATTCGGCGCTCGCAGCCCCGCGTTTTTGAGCAGAACCGGTCATTTTTCGGTCTCCTGGGCGCTAATCGTCGACCGTGTTTAGAATATCGCAACACTGGGGTTGACGGTTCACCGACATGCGAGTAATACCCGCCTTGTCCGAGCCGATGTGAGATTTTTTCTTTCGGGGCGACGCGCCCCGGATCAGATCTCAAACAGGGTTCGTTTTTGCGAGCGACAGAATTTGCGGCGCATGAAGCGGAAACGCTTCCTCTGCTGTTTGTCCGGGCAAGACCGCTGAAGCGGTTTCGCGGCCCGGTTTTGTGCATGACGCGCATTCTGTTCTCGATGCGGCCCTCGGGCTTGAGACACGGAATTGTAACAAGGGAAGGTTTGATGCCTACCGTTAACCAGTTGATCCGCAAGCCGCGCACAGCGCCGGTTAAGCGCAATAAGGTTCCGGCCATGCAGGCCAACCCGCAGAAGCGGGGTGTTTGTACGCGTGTCTATACGACAACGCCGAAAAAGCCGAACTCGGCCATGCGTAAGGTGGCCAAGATCCGCCTCGCCAATGGTTTCGAGGTGATTGGCTACATCCCTGGTGAGGGGCACAATCTTCAGGAGCACTCCGTGGTTATGATCCGCGGTGGTCGCGTGAAGGACCTTCCGGGTGTTCGTTATCACATCATTCGTGGTGTGCTGGACACGCAGGGTGTGAAGAACCGCAAGCAGCGTCGTTCGAAGTACGGCGCCAAGCGTCCGAAGTAGGTTTCCCGGCTTCGGCGCTTTCTTTTTGAGCCGGGCCATCGAAGGTAAGAGACGGAAAACATGTCCCGACGCCATCGCGCAGAAAAGCGAGAGATCAACCCCGATCCGAAATTCGGTGACACGGTTGTTACGAAGTTCATGAACGCCATCATGCTTGATGGTAAGAAGTCCGCTGCCGAGCGCATCGTTTACGGTGCCTTCGAGCAGGTTGAGGGCAAGCTGAAGCAGGAGCCGGTGGGTGTTTTCCATCAGGCGCTTGAGAACGTTGCTCCGCACGTTGAGGTTCGCTCTCGTCGTGTTGGTGGTGCAACCTATCAGGTCCCGGTCGATGTTCGTCCGGAGCGTCGTCAGGCGCTTGCCATTCGCTGGTTGATCGCCGCTGCGCGCAAGCGCAACGAAACGACGATGGTCGATCGTCTTTCGGGTGAGCTGCTTGATGCTGCAAGCAACCGCGGCACCGCCGTCAAAAAGCGCGAAGACACGCACAAGATGGCGGAAGCCAACCGCGCGTTCTCGCACTACCGCTGGTAGCCTTACGGATCGAAGAGGTACACGACGATGTCCCGCGAATATAAGCTCGAAGACTACCGCAATTTCGGTATCATGGCGCATATCGACGCCGGCAAGACGACGACGACCGAGCGCATTCTTTTCTACACCGGCAAAAACCACAAAATGGGCGAAACGCATGACGGCGCTTCAACCATGGACTGGATGGAGCAGGAGCAGGAGCGCGGTATCACGATCACGTCCGCCGCGACCACGACGTCGTGGACCGGCCGTGACGGTAAAACCCGTCGTTTCAACATCATTGATACGCCCGGACACGTCGACTTCACCATCGAGGTGGAGCGTTCGTTGCGTGTGCTTGATGGTGCGGTTGCTCTGCTGGACTCCAATGCGGGTGTCGAGCCTCAGACAGAGACTGTCTGGCGCCAGGCAGACAAGTATCATGTGCCTCGCATGATCTTCTGTAACAAGATGGACAAGATCGGCGCGGATTTCTACCGCTGCCTCGACATGATCAAGTCCCGTCTTGGTGCGACGCCGCTGGCCATTCAGCTTCCGATTGGCGCTGAAAACGACTTCAAGGGCGTTGTCGACCTGATCGAGATGAAGGCGCTGGTTTGGCGTGACGAGTCGCTCGGTGCTCAGTGGGACATCGTTGAGATCCCGGCTGATCTGCAGGCGAAAGCCGAAGAGTACCGGGAGCTCATGATCGAGACCGCTGTCGAGATCGATGAAGGTGCGATGGAGCGTTACCTCGAGGGTGAAATGCCTTCGAATGACGAGCTGCGTCAGCTTATCCGCAAGGGCACCGTCAATGTGAACTTCCACCCGGTTCTTTGCGGCACAGCCTTCAAGAACAAGGGTGTTCAGCCGCTGCTCGACGCTGTTGTCGACTTCCTGCCTTCGCCGCTCGATGTTCCTTCGATCAAGGGTATCGATCCCAAGACCGAGGAAGAAATCGCCCGTGCGTCTTCTGATGACGAGCCGCTGTCCATGCTGGCGTTCAAGATCATGAACGATCCGTTTGTGGGTTCGCTGACGTTCTGCCGCATCTATTCGGGTGTGCTCAACAAGGGCGTTTCGCTTGCGAACACGGTCAAGGACAAGCGTGAGCGCATCGGTCGCATGCTGCAGATGCACTCCAACTCGCGTTCGGATCTTGAAATTGCGCATGCCGGTGACATCGTCGCCCTGGCAGGCCTCAAGGAAACGACCACGGGTGATACGCTCTGCGATCCGCAGAAGCCGGTCATTCTTGAACGCATGGAATTCCCGGATCCGGTCATTCAGATCGCGATCGAGCCCAAGACCAAGGCTGACCAGGAGAAGATGGGCCTCGCGCTTAATCGTCTGGCCGCCGAGGATCCTTCTTTCCGCGTCAAATCCGATGAGGAATCCGGGCAGACGATCATCGCCGGCATGGGTGAACTGCATCTCGACATCATCGTTGATCGCCTTAAGCGCGAGTTTAAGGTAGAGGCCAATGTCGGTGCGCCGCAGGTTGCATATCGTGAATCGATCACTCGCCAGACCGAAATCGATTACACCCACAAAAAGCAGTCGGGCGGCTCCGGCCAGTTTGCCCGCGTGAAGATTGTTTTTGCGCCGAACGACGACGGGGACGATTTCATCTTCGACTCCAAGATTGTCGGCGGTTCGGTTCCGAAGGAATACATTCCCGGCGTCCAGAAGGGCATCGAGAGCGTTCTCTCCTCCGGTCCGGTTGCAGGCTTCCCGATGCTGGGTGTCAAGGCCACGCTCATCGACGGTGCGTACCATGACGTTGACTCCTCCGTTCTCGCCTTCGAGATCGCTGCCCGCGCAGCTTTCCGTGAAGGCGCCCAGAAGGCAGGTGCACAGCTTCTTGAGCCGATCATGAAGGTCGAGGTCGTCACGCCGGAAGAATATGTCGGCAGCATCATTGGCGACATTACCGGTCGTCGTGGTCAGATCGAAGGCCAGGAAACACGTGGCAACGCCGTTGTGGTCAATGCAATGGTTCCGCTCGCCAACATGTTCAAATACATCGATACGCTGAGGTCCATGTCGCAGGGCCGGGCCCAGTACACGATGCAGTTTGATCACTACGATCCGGTCCCCAGCGCTGTGGCGCAGGAGATTCAGAAGAAATACGCATAATCCCTCCCGGCACATTCGGTACGGATTATCAGAAGTTGAAAGAGCCCCGACGGGCAGAAGGAATGGAGAGCTCACATGGCCAAAGGTAAATTTGAGCGTACGAAGCCGCATGTGAACATCGGCACGATTGGTCACGTTGACCATGGCAAGACGTCATTGACGGCAGCGATCACGAAGTTTTTCGGTGAATTCCGCGCGTATGACCAGATTGACGGCGCGCCTGAAGAGAAGGCTCGCGGCATCACCATTTCGACGGCGCATGTGGAGTACGAGACGGAGAACCGTCACTATGCTCACGTTGATTGCCCCGGTCACGCCGACTATGTGAAGAACATGATCACGGGTGCCGCCCAGATGGACGGCGCGATCCTGGTCTGCTCGGCTGCCGATGGCCCGATGCCCCAGACCCGCGAGCACATTCTTCTTGCCCGCCAGGTTGGCGTTCCTGCGATCGTTGTGTTCCTCAACAAGGTCGACCAGGTGGATGATGAAGAGCTTCTCGAGCTGGTCGAGCTTGAGGTTCGCGAGCTTCTTTCGTCCTACGACTTCCCCGGCGACGACATTCCGATCGTCAAGGGTTCGGCACTTGCTGCTCTCGAAGACTCCAACAAGGAGATCGGTGAAGAGGCGATCCGCAAGCTGATGGCCGAGGTTGATAGCTACATCCCGACGCCCGAGCGTCCGGTTGACCAGCCGTTCCTGATGCCGATCGAGGACGTTTTCTCGATTTCGGGCCGCGGTACGGTTGTGACGGGTCGCGTCGAGCGCGGCATCATCAAGGTCGGCGAGGAAGTCGAGATCGTCGGCATCAAGGACACGACGAAGACGACGGTTACCGGCGTCGAGATGTTCCGCAAGCTGCTCGACCAGGGTGAAGCTGGCGACAACATCGGTGCTCTGATCCGCGGTATTGACCGTGAAGGCGTTGAGCGCGGCCAGGTTCTTTGCAAGCCGGGTTCTGTTACCCCGCACACGAAGTTCAAGGCTGAAGCCTACATCCTGACGAAGGAAGAGGGTGGCCGTCATACGCCGTTCTTCACGAACTACCGTCCGCAGTTCTACTTCCGCACGACGGACGTGACGGGCGTGGTTTCGCTGCCGGAAGGCACCGAGATGGTGATGCCTGGCGACAATGTGACGGTTGATGTCGAGCTGATCGTGCCGATCGCGATGGAAGAGAAGCTTCGCTTCGCTATCCGCGAAGGCGGCCGCACCGTTGGTGCCGGCGTCGTCGCATCCATCACTGAGTAAGAACGGGAACCTTCCGGCGCGGCGCGGTCTCCCGCGCCGCAGCGGAACAAGGAAGTGACACATGAACGGACAGAATATCCGTATCCGCCTCAAGGCGTTTGATCATCGCGTTCTTGATGCCTCGACGCGGGAAATCGTGTCGACGGCGAAACGCACGGGCGCGAATGTGCGCGGCCCTGTGCCGCTGCCCACGCGCATCGAGAAGTTTACTGTGAACCGGTCTCCTCACATCGACAAGAAGAGCCGGGAGCAGTTCGAGATGCGCACCCACAAGCGGCTGCTCGATATTGTCGACCCGACGCCGCAGACGGTTGATGCGCTTATGAAGCTTGACCTCGCTGCCGGCGTGGATGTCGAGATCAAGCTCTAGGGCGCAAGACAAAAAGTCAGGAACCCGAGCTTTCCCCGTGATTATTCGGGAGAGGCTGGGAACCCCGAAAGGAAATCGAACCGATGCGTTCAGGTGTTATCGCACAAAAAATCGGTATGACACGCGTCTACAACGAAGCGGGAGAGCATGTTCCCGTGACGGTTCTGCGCATGGAGAACTGTCAGGTCGTTGCGCAGCGTACCGAGGAGAAGAACGGCTACACGGCTGTTCAGCTTGGCGTTGGTCTGGCCAAAGTGAAAAACACGTCGAAGGCTCTTCGCGGTCATTTCGCGACAGCCTCCGTCGAACCCAAGGCCAAGGTGGCCGAATTTCGTGTGTCGCCCGACAATCTTCTTGATGTCGGCGCCGAGATCACGGTCGAGCATTTCGTTCCCGGCCAGAAGGTCGATGTAACGGGCACCTCGATCGGTAAAGGGTTCCAGGGTGTCATGAAGCGTCACAACTTTGGTGGCGGTCGTGCGACCCATGGTAACTCGGTTTCGCACCGTTCGCACGGCTCTACCGGTCAGCGCCAGGACCCCGGCAAGGTGTTCAAGGGCAAGAAGATGGCCGGACACATGGGTGCTCATCGCGTGACCACCCAGAATCTTGAAGTTGTATCGACCGACAGCGAGCGCGGCCTCATCCTGGTCCGCGGTGCGGTCCCCGGCTCCAAGGGTGCCTGGATCACCGTGCGTGATGCGGTGAAGGTTCCGCTTCCGGACAATGTGCCGATGCCCGCCGCCGTTCGTGCCAATGGCGCTGCAAAGGCTGAACAGGCTGCCGCCACCGAGGGGGCTGAATAATGGACATTAAGATTACCACCCTCGCAGGCAAGGATGCCGGCAAGCTGAAGGTCTCTGATGAGATTTTCGGACTGGATCCGCGCGAAGATATCCTGCACCGGGTCGTGCGCTGGCAGCTTGCCAAGAAGCAGCAGGGCACGCACAAGACCAAGGGACGTTCGGAGATCTCGCGCACCGGTGCGAAGATGTACCGCCAGAAGGGTACGGGCCGCGCCCGTCACTCTTCCGCCCGTGTGCCGCAGTTTCGCGGTGGTGGGCGCGCCCATGGCCCGGTCGTTCGCGATCACAGCCATGACCTTCCCAAGAAGGTTCGTGCGCTCGGTCTCAAGCACGCTCTGTCCGCAAAGGCCAAGGATTCCAGCCTCATCGTCATCGACGATCTGACCCTGGCCGACGGCAAGACCAAAACTTTGCTTGAGAGCTTCGCCAAGCTTGGCCTGAGCAATGCGCTGCTTATCGGTGGCACGGAAGTGGATACCGGCTTCAAGCGTGCAGCCCAAAACATTGCCAACATCGACGTTCTGCCGGTGCAGGGCATCAATGTGTACGACATTCTGCGCCGCGGCACGCTGGTCCTTTCCAAGGCCGCCGTCGAGGCCCTCGAGGAGCGTTTCAAATGACGGAGCTTCGCCACTATGACGTGATCGTCAGCCCGGCGATCACCGAGAAATCGACCATGGCGTCAGAGAACAACCAGGTGGTCTTCAACGTGGACCGCAAGGCGACCAAGCCGGAAATCAAGGCAGCAGTCGAGGCTCTGTTCGGGGTCAAGGTGACCGGCGTCAACACGCTTGTTCGCAAGGGCAAGGTGAAGCGTTTTCGCGGAACGATTGGGCGCCAGAACGACGTGAAGAAAGCGATCGTCACGCTGGCTGAAGGTCATTCCATCGATATCGCGACCGGCCTGTAATCGGGCGGCGAGGAAGAGACAATGGCACTGAAGAAGTATAAACCGGTAACTCCAGGCCAGCGTCAGCTGGTCATCGTCGACCGCTCGGGCCTTCACAAGGGCAAGCCCGTGAAAGGGCTCACCCAGGGTCTTTCGGGCAAGGGTGGTCGCAACAATACGGGGCGTATTACGGCGCGCTTTCAGGGTGGTGGTCACAAGCGGACCTACCGTCTGATCGATTTCAAGCGTCGCAAGCTTGATGTCTCGGCGACAGTCGAGCGCATCGAATACGATCCCAACCGTACTGCGTTCATCGCGCTGGTCCGGTATGAGGACGGTGAACTGTCCTACATCCTGGCGCCTCAGCGTCTGGCTGCAGGTGACAAGATCATCTCCAGCGAGAAGTCGGTCGATGTTAAGCCCGGCAATGCGATGCCTCTGGCTGCGATGCCGATCGGAACGATCGTGCACAATGTCGAGATGAAGCCCGAAAAGGGCGGTCAGATCGCACGTTCGGCCGGCGGCTATGCACAGCTCGTTGGTCGCGATCAGGGCATGGCGATCCTGCGTCTTAACTCTGGTGAACAGCGTCTCGTTTCGGGTCGTTGCTTTGCGACGGTTGGCGCCGTTTCGAACCCCGATCACGGCAATGTGAGCCTGGGTAAAGCCGGTCGCAAGCGCTGGATGGGCAAGCGTCCGCACAACCGCGGCGTTGTCATGAACCCGGTCGATCACCCCCATGGTGGTGGTGAAGGCCGCACCTCCGGTGGACGTCATCCGGTGTCGCCCTGGGGTAAACCCACCAAGGGCATGAAGACCCGGTCGAACAAGTCGACCGACAAATTCATCATGCGCTCGCGCCATAAGCGCAAGAGCTAAGGAAAGGTAGCGGCAAGTGTCCCGTTCAGTCTGGAAAGGCCCCTTCGTCGACGGCTATCTCCTGAAGAAGGCCGAGAAGGTGCGCGATAGCGGCCGTAACGAGGTTATCAAGATGTGGAGCCGTCGCTCCACCATCCTGCCCCAGTTCGTGGGTTTGACCTTTGGTGTTTACAACGGCCAGAAGCACATTCCCGTATCCGTCTCCGAGGAGATGGTCGGTCACAAGTTTGGTGAGTTTGCTCCGACCCGCACCTATTACGGCCATGGGGCGGACAAGAAGGCAAAGAGGAAATAACGATGGGCAAGGCCAAAGCGCCGCGCAGGCTTGCTGACAACGAGGCTCGTGCCGTATTGCGCACGATCCGCGTCAGCCCGCAGAAGCTTAACCTTGTTGCTGCGATGATCCGCGGCAAGAAGGTGGCGACCGCGCTCGCCGACTTGGAGTTCTCGCGCAAGCGGATCGCCGAGACCGTCAAGAAGACGCTGGAATCGGCAATCGCTAATGCGGAAAACAATCACGATCTGGACGTGGATGCGCTGGTCGTGGCCGAAGCCCATGTCGGCAAGTCGATCGTGATGAAGCGGTTCCATGCGCGTGGTCGTGGCCGCGCCAGCCGCATCGAGAAGCCGTTCTCGCATCTGACGATCGTCGTGCGCGAAGTGGAAGAGAAAGTGGAGGCCGCCTGATGGGTCAGAAAATCAATCCGATCGGGTTCCGTCTCGGTATCAACCGCACATGGGATTCCCGCTGGTACGCCAACGATGGTGAGTACGGCGATCTGCTTCACGAGGATTTCAAGATCCGCAACTACATCGAGAAGGAGCTCAAGCAGGCTGCCATCTCCAAGGTTGTGATCGAGCGTCCGCACAAGAAGTGCCGCGTCACCATTCACTCGGCGCGTCCTGGCCTGATCATCGGCAAGAAGGGCGCCGACATTGAGAAGCTGCGCCGCAAGGTTTCGCAGATGACCAATGCCGAAACCCACCTCAATATCGTTGAGGTTCGCAAGCCCGAGATCGACGCAACGCTGATTGCACAGTCGATTGCACAGCAGCTCGAGCGTCGTGTGGCTTTCCGCCGTGCCATGAAGCGTGCCGTTCAGTCGGCCATGCGTCTTGGCGCAGAAGGTATCCGCATCAACTGTGCCGGCCGTCTCGGCGGTGCAGAGATCGCCCGGATGGAATGGTACCGCGAGGGCCGCGTTCCGCTGCACACGCTGCGCGCCGATGTCGATTACGGCACTGCTGAAGCAAAGACCGCTTATGGCATCTGCGGCGTGAAGGTCTGGGTGTTCAAGGGCGAGATCCTCGAACATGACCCGATGGCTTCCGAGCGCCGTGCCACGGAAGGTGATCAGGGCGGCAGCAGCAACCGGCGTCGCGAGAACGCTTAGGAATTTTGGAGTAGAGAACGATGCTGCAACCAAAGCGCACAAAGTTCCGCAAGCAGTTCAAGGGCCGTATCCACGGCGTTGCCAAGGGCGGCACGGAACTCAACTTTGGATCCTTCGGTCTGAAGGCTCTTGAACCGGAACGCGTTACCGCGCGTCAGATCGAAGCGGCTCGCCGTGCGATCACCCGCTACATGAAGCGTCAGGGCCGCGTCTGGATCCGTATCTTCCCGGATCTTCCGGTAACCTCGAAGCCGACCGAGGTCCGCATGGGTAAGGGTAAGGGCTCTGTCGATTACTGGGCATGCCGTGTTAAGCCCGGCCGCGTGATGTTCGAGATTGACGGCGTTGGTGCCGATGTGGCGCGTGAAGCGTTGCGCCTGGGTGCTGCGAAATTGCCGGTCAAGACGCGCTTCGTGCAGCGTATTGCAGAGTAGGAAAGGCGGACGCTATGAAGGCTGTTGATGTCAGGGCGATGACGCCGGATCAGCTCAACGACGAGCTGGTCAAACTCAAGAAAGAGCAGTTCAACCTTCGTTTTCAGAAAGCGACTGGTCAGCTCGAAAAAACCGCACGCGTTAAAGAAATCCGTAGGGATATCGCGCGCATTAAGACAATCGCGGCCGAGAAGTCGGCTGCTAGCAAGGCCTGAGGACAGCGAATATGCCAAAGCGCGTTTTGCAGGGCACCGTGGTGAGCGACAAGAACGACAAGACTGTTGTCGTCCGTGTCGAGCGTCGCTTTACCCATCCGATGATGAAGAAAACGGTGCGCATGTCCAAGAAGTACAAGGCGCACGATGAAGAGAATTCGTGCAAGGTTGGTGATCAGGTGATGATCCAGGAGACCGCGCCGATTTCGAAGGACAAGAACTGGGTCGTCCTCAAGGACGCTCAGGCGCAGTAAGTATTGAAATTGCCGGAAAGCGGAGTATCTGGACCGCTTTCCATTGAACGAGAAGGCGGCCAGTCATGATTCAGATGCAAACAAACCTCGATGTGGCGGATAATTCCGGCGCACGTCGTGTCATGTGCATCAAGGTGCTTGGCGGTTCGAAGCGGAAATATGCCTCTGTGGGCGACATCATTGTCGTGTCCGTTAAAGAGGCTATCCCGCGCGGCCGCGTGAAGAAAGGCGATGTGATGAAGGCAGTTGTTGTGCGTACGGCGAAGGATATTCGTCGCGCCGACGGCAGCGTCATCCGCTTCGACAAGAACGCAGCCGTTCTGGTCGACAACAAGAAAGAGCCTGTCGGCACGCGTATCTTCGGACCGGTCCCGCGCGAACTTCGCGCCAAGAACCATATGAAGATCATTTCGCTCGCGCCGGAAGTGCTCTAGGAGGCCGGGGATATGCAGAAGATTAAAAAAGGCGACAACGTCGTCGTTCTGGCCGGCAAGGACAAGGGCCGTACCGGCGAAGTGGTGAAGGTGATGCCGAAGGAAGACAAGGCGCTTGTGCGCGGCGTCAACCTGGTTCGCCGCCATCAGAAGCAGTCCGCTCAGGCAGAGGGCGGCATCATTACCAAGGAAGCGCCGATTCATCTTTCGAATCTTGCGCTGGCCGATCCGAAGGATGGCAAGCCGACCCGTGTCGGCTTCAAGGTCCAGGAAGATGGCAAGAAGGTGCGCGTGGCAAAGCGCTCTGGAGAATTGATCGATGGCTAATGCTCAGTACCAGCCGCGCTGGAAGAAGAAGTATGACGAGGTGATCCGCAAGGAACTCCTCGAAACCTTCAAATACGAGAACGAGATGCAGGTGCCGCGCATCGAGAAAATCGTCATCAACATGGGCGTTGGCGAGGCCACCGGCGATTCCAAGAAGCCAGCTTCGGCTGCGGATGATCTCGCCAGGATTTCGGGCCAGAAGCCGGTCATCACGCGTGCCTCCAAGTCGATCGCCGGCTTCAAGGTGCGTGAGGGCATGCCGCTTGGCACCAAGGTCACGCTCCGCAAGGACCGCATGTACGAATTTCTGGATCGGCTGGTGACGATCGCGCTGCCGCGCGTTCGCGACTTCCGCGGCCTCAATCCGAAAAGCTTCGATGGCCGCGGCAACTTCGCCATGGGCCTCAAGGAGCACATCGTGTTCCCTGAAATCAATTACGACCAGGTCGATGAGATTTGGGGAATGGACATCATCGTCTGCACGACTGCAAAAACCGACGACGAAGCGCGGGCCTTGCTCAAGGCCTTCAACTTCCCGTTCCGGCAGTAACGGCAGGCGAGAAGAAGGACAACTTAAATGGCAAAAGTCAGCGCAGTCGAAAAGAACAAGCGTCGGCGCAAGCTGGTTGATCGCTATGCTGCCAAGCGTGCAGCGCTCAAGGCGATCATCAAGGATCAGTCGAAGCCGATCGAGGAGCGCTTCCAGGCGCAGCTCAAGCTTTCTGCTCTTCCACGCAATTCCTCCAAGACGCGTATTCGTAACCGGTGCGATGTTACCGGGCGTCCGCGTGCGTATTATCGCAAATTGAAGATGTCGCGTATCGCGCTGCGTGAACTGGGCAATAACGGGCTCATCCCGGGCCTGGTTAAGTCGAGCTGGTAAGGGGTAGAAACGATGTCCGTTAATGATCCGCTCGGCGATATGCTGACCCGCATCCGCAATGCCATTGGCCGTAACAAGCCGAAGGTATCAACGCCGGCTTCCCGTCTTCGCGCACGCGTGCTCGATGTTCTGAAGTCTGAAGGCTATATCCGTGATTATAGCCAGATCGACTACGATAACGGCAAGTCCGAGATCGAGATCGAGCTGAAGTATGCCGAAGGTGGCTCGGTGATCCGTGAGATCGCCCGTGTTTCCAAACCGGGCCGTCGGGTTTACGTGTCGGTCAGATCCATTCCGCAGGTTGCGAATGGGCTTGGTATCGCCATCCTTTCCACGCCCAAGGGCGTAATGGCTGATCACGAAGCTCGTGAACAGAATGTGGGCGGCGAGGTGCTCTGCCAGATCTTCTGATCCGGCAGATAGCAGACGCAAAGAACGAGGGCAGACAAATGTCTCGCATTGGCAAGAAGCCGGTCCCGGTGCCGCAGGGTGTCACCGCTCAGATCGAGGGCCAGACCGTTACGGCCAAGGGGCCTAAGGGCGAACTGAAGTTCGTCGTGAACGACGAAGTTCTGGTCAAGCTTGAAGACGACGCGGTCGCTGTAGATCCGCGCGACCAGTCCAAGGACGCTCGCTCCAAATGGGGCATGACGCGCACGCAGATCTCGAACATCCTGACAGGCGTCAAGGATGGTTTCGAGAAGCGTCTTGAGATCAATGGCGTTGGTTATCGCGCAGCGATGCAGGGAA includes:
- the rplC gene encoding 50S ribosomal protein L3 encodes the protein MRSGVIAQKIGMTRVYNEAGEHVPVTVLRMENCQVVAQRTEEKNGYTAVQLGVGLAKVKNTSKALRGHFATASVEPKAKVAEFRVSPDNLLDVGAEITVEHFVPGQKVDVTGTSIGKGFQGVMKRHNFGGGRATHGNSVSHRSHGSTGQRQDPGKVFKGKKMAGHMGAHRVTTQNLEVVSTDSERGLILVRGAVPGSKGAWITVRDAVKVPLPDNVPMPAAVRANGAAKAEQAAATEGAE
- a CDS encoding 50S ribosomal protein L23, which codes for MTELRHYDVIVSPAITEKSTMASENNQVVFNVDRKATKPEIKAAVEALFGVKVTGVNTLVRKGKVKRFRGTIGRQNDVKKAIVTLAEGHSIDIATGL
- the tuf gene encoding elongation factor Tu, coding for MAKGKFERTKPHVNIGTIGHVDHGKTSLTAAITKFFGEFRAYDQIDGAPEEKARGITISTAHVEYETENRHYAHVDCPGHADYVKNMITGAAQMDGAILVCSAADGPMPQTREHILLARQVGVPAIVVFLNKVDQVDDEELLELVELEVRELLSSYDFPGDDIPIVKGSALAALEDSNKEIGEEAIRKLMAEVDSYIPTPERPVDQPFLMPIEDVFSISGRGTVVTGRVERGIIKVGEEVEIVGIKDTTKTTVTGVEMFRKLLDQGEAGDNIGALIRGIDREGVERGQVLCKPGSVTPHTKFKAEAYILTKEEGGRHTPFFTNYRPQFYFRTTDVTGVVSLPEGTEMVMPGDNVTVDVELIVPIAMEEKLRFAIREGGRTVGAGVVASITE
- the rpsG gene encoding 30S ribosomal protein S7 — translated: MSRRHRAEKREINPDPKFGDTVVTKFMNAIMLDGKKSAAERIVYGAFEQVEGKLKQEPVGVFHQALENVAPHVEVRSRRVGGATYQVPVDVRPERRQALAIRWLIAAARKRNETTMVDRLSGELLDAASNRGTAVKKREDTHKMAEANRAFSHYRW
- the fusA gene encoding elongation factor G, whose protein sequence is MSREYKLEDYRNFGIMAHIDAGKTTTTERILFYTGKNHKMGETHDGASTMDWMEQEQERGITITSAATTTSWTGRDGKTRRFNIIDTPGHVDFTIEVERSLRVLDGAVALLDSNAGVEPQTETVWRQADKYHVPRMIFCNKMDKIGADFYRCLDMIKSRLGATPLAIQLPIGAENDFKGVVDLIEMKALVWRDESLGAQWDIVEIPADLQAKAEEYRELMIETAVEIDEGAMERYLEGEMPSNDELRQLIRKGTVNVNFHPVLCGTAFKNKGVQPLLDAVVDFLPSPLDVPSIKGIDPKTEEEIARASSDDEPLSMLAFKIMNDPFVGSLTFCRIYSGVLNKGVSLANTVKDKRERIGRMLQMHSNSRSDLEIAHAGDIVALAGLKETTTGDTLCDPQKPVILERMEFPDPVIQIAIEPKTKADQEKMGLALNRLAAEDPSFRVKSDEESGQTIIAGMGELHLDIIVDRLKREFKVEANVGAPQVAYRESITRQTEIDYTHKKQSGGSGQFARVKIVFAPNDDGDDFIFDSKIVGGSVPKEYIPGVQKGIESVLSSGPVAGFPMLGVKATLIDGAYHDVDSSVLAFEIAARAAFREGAQKAGAQLLEPIMKVEVVTPEEYVGSIIGDITGRRGQIEGQETRGNAVVVNAMVPLANMFKYIDTLRSMSQGRAQYTMQFDHYDPVPSAVAQEIQKKYA
- the rpsS gene encoding 30S ribosomal protein S19 codes for the protein MSRSVWKGPFVDGYLLKKAEKVRDSGRNEVIKMWSRRSTILPQFVGLTFGVYNGQKHIPVSVSEEMVGHKFGEFAPTRTYYGHGADKKAKRK
- the rpsJ gene encoding 30S ribosomal protein S10; translated protein: MNGQNIRIRLKAFDHRVLDASTREIVSTAKRTGANVRGPVPLPTRIEKFTVNRSPHIDKKSREQFEMRTHKRLLDIVDPTPQTVDALMKLDLAAGVDVEIKL
- the rpsL gene encoding 30S ribosomal protein S12 — encoded protein: MPTVNQLIRKPRTAPVKRNKVPAMQANPQKRGVCTRVYTTTPKKPNSAMRKVAKIRLANGFEVIGYIPGEGHNLQEHSVVMIRGGRVKDLPGVRYHIIRGVLDTQGVKNRKQRRSKYGAKRPK
- a CDS encoding transcriptional regulator; translation: MSEIEQRPVTIITGRVWREKGDPSEGVHIMLQAPDDDTAVKLALEALAREGYAEAELDQIGDMQGEPDEEPHLSAWQGALEGEIAIVTFEEPA
- the rplV gene encoding 50S ribosomal protein L22, translating into MGKAKAPRRLADNEARAVLRTIRVSPQKLNLVAAMIRGKKVATALADLEFSRKRIAETVKKTLESAIANAENNHDLDVDALVVAEAHVGKSIVMKRFHARGRGRASRIEKPFSHLTIVVREVEEKVEAA
- the rplB gene encoding 50S ribosomal protein L2, with the translated sequence MALKKYKPVTPGQRQLVIVDRSGLHKGKPVKGLTQGLSGKGGRNNTGRITARFQGGGHKRTYRLIDFKRRKLDVSATVERIEYDPNRTAFIALVRYEDGELSYILAPQRLAAGDKIISSEKSVDVKPGNAMPLAAMPIGTIVHNVEMKPEKGGQIARSAGGYAQLVGRDQGMAILRLNSGEQRLVSGRCFATVGAVSNPDHGNVSLGKAGRKRWMGKRPHNRGVVMNPVDHPHGGGEGRTSGGRHPVSPWGKPTKGMKTRSNKSTDKFIMRSRHKRKS
- the rplD gene encoding 50S ribosomal protein L4 — protein: MDIKITTLAGKDAGKLKVSDEIFGLDPREDILHRVVRWQLAKKQQGTHKTKGRSEISRTGAKMYRQKGTGRARHSSARVPQFRGGGRAHGPVVRDHSHDLPKKVRALGLKHALSAKAKDSSLIVIDDLTLADGKTKTLLESFAKLGLSNALLIGGTEVDTGFKRAAQNIANIDVLPVQGINVYDILRRGTLVLSKAAVEALEERFK